GTTCCATAGAGTTTGTTGGaaagttgttaaaattaaattgactgTAGTAATGAAATGAAACGAATATTCTTTGTAATGCGGTTAGATACTTCATGTTACTTcatcttataaaattatcaattccGATAATATAGTGCCGATGCACTTATATTTCGATTGCGTTGTAAACTTGATCTTAAACAAGTATATAGTGGCATATACAACAGATGTTGCGTTTGAAATGTAGAGTaacaacaacaaataaaagGTTATATTTATGCTTTTTGTCACGTGTGAGTGTTACGTTTAATTAAAACGGTCGATAAGCTGAAATGTGACATTTAGACAGCACATTCAATGCGGTTTGAGTCTGTTAATTATGGATATACATTTTCGATGCACTTGTTTcatcttttataaattaattcatttgttataatttcaactttattaaCACAATTATTGAGGTTAAAACATATAGAGTAGACCTACTCTTATAAAATGGATTTTTGTGTTGATCTCTAAATAGTTACTATGTTCTCCATTCATGCTTAGGAAGtgcaaattaaacaaaaaatattatatcttcaaatctattcttatatataaagctaaagagtttgttgtttttttaaactcgctaatcttaatctaaataatttattttgatgttttactTACAGGAccattactactactactactactatccATTCCGGAacatatttatcctggaaaaatgtTTACACGCGTTCGGACGCGCAggaaaaattatctataaaaatgtacCAACATGTTGTCGCttataaaatacctttttcGATATATAAGTCCTACTGTGttgttttaaaaagatttttgattTTGATTGTTTCATTTGGCACTTAATtagtatctataataataataagatgaTACAAATAATGTATACAAATTAGATTTGATATCGGTCGAAGTATTTATCAAGACATCTGAACAATGAATCTAGCGCCGCGACCGGACCCGACGCTAAAGAATACCATCGGACCAATACTGCCTTGACATGGTTTCCTGTTAAATGGATCAAATTCCAACGGTTCGTTGTTTAGTAGTTGTACAGTTCAAATTAATGGCTGGATTCATTATTGTTCTAACGTAAAAGTTATTATACCGCTAATGGTTATAGGTAGGTTTAGGATCATCAGATGGCGCGGCAATTCAAAGcgcataaatatttgtgttataattaagggttgatttttttataattatcaaagatattcattaaataaattatgatctaactaaaattaatttatattttttgtttgtagaaCTGTAGGTGTTTTTTACAGGCATACACAATAATTCTAAAGTCTGTTTTAATTCATTCTTAATTACAGACGGATTATATCCTACTTAAAATgtccaaaatataaaatgtgaaaaatatacaTGAATTGCGTCATAATATGCAACATCACTGGATAAAAAGAAACTAATCATGTATTGGGTTTTTTACTTTGTTCAATATGCGAGAGCCAAAATAGATACTGATTGCAACCAACACGTAACTTGATTATTTGTTCACCAGTATAGTAACCTAAAAAAAAGGAAGGGTACGTTTTCAAGTAATTTTCAgaaagtttgatttatttttattttacaaatttttagATATCTTAATGAAAAGTACTCCTATAATATCGCGTATAGCTTAAATATGCCGTATTCCATGATTTGGTGTAAAAATTGTGttgaataaatgtaaaattttatataatattttaaatcctgccgcaaaatatgatattagtactatttaattttttaaaacacgtTAATAAGTTTAAAGCTACCCACATAATatgaatatcatattttttttacagaataagtaaatttttattgcaaCCATCTTAACTTGTCTGCAAATGTGGACTGTAAGGCTAGGAGACCTTGGCTTGATTGATTCCTCCGTCAAAACGTTTACATGGGTTTTTCAAACACGATGTTATCAGAAATGGATCCTCCTGGGGGTTCGAGCCGGCCGGCCGTAAATATTACATCTAATTATTTCTGCATCACGCTTGTGAACGTATGTTGCGCCACCCCCATACTAGCGGTGGAACAGATTTCTAAAGCAACTCTTAAATTACAGAAATAGTGGACGAAAGTAAACAGATGATCTTTGGAACATACATAGTTTGAACCATTAGGGTGGATATAGAGCATAGGTATCATTTTTTCATAGAAATTGAATAATTTGATTTAGGAAATGTAAGAATTGTTTGAAAGAAGATCTTGAAATTGGGAAGAGTAAGTGGATCTTAAGAAAAATAACGATTAGAAACTTTGTGCTTTGATTCAAACAGTCAGAGCTATGGAGAAAAAGCTAAAATCTggaaattagattttatattagacCTAATTATTGTCGCACAGACATAATTTGTCTTGACTCTTAAACACAAGTCATGCATTGTAAGTTTCAGGAACTTCAAGTGACCGGAGTCTTACCTCTAAAACCcgaaacaaaaagtaaatatttgtgtgaaccaaatatttactttgtgtgattcttttatttttttggtaactGAATATTATGGCCTTATCTTTTAGTCTTCCTTGACTTGTATCTTTTTGTTTCCttgattcaaaatataaacGTTTATACAACGGACAAacgtattgttatttatttaagtacttgTAATAATAGATGCTATCgtgcaattaaataattactaataaaataaaaaacttacctttaaatatatatctagtCGATAAAGCACAATAATACTAAACACGTAAGAAATACTTGAAACTTCTAAAAACTATTTGGAAACTTTTAAATTACgctgattatattatattgcttgCCAGCCTCACAGTTGTTAGATTATGGTGATGGTGATTTCATTGTTAGTCGTGTAGTTGCGATCGCATGCCGTGGAGTCGCATGGCGCGGTCGCGGTGTGGCTTGGGCGGAGGCGCGAGCCAGTctgccgcgccgcccgcctAACGCTAACTTCTTCAACTTTACCAACACTTTGTGCActgaaatacattaataatgtcATCaggtgtaaatttatttatggatCAAACTATACATTGTATGGGGttgtttgtttaatgattaaaattgataaacttTGACTACGCTAGTTAGTTAGCCTGAATCGGATACTAAGGTAGTGAGTTAAAAAAACTTCGTAATACGTCTGAGTACGTGTTTGTATAGCCTATTTATACtatgttgtaataataaaaatcgtaTTCCTAAAGGCTAGCAGGTATGAGGTAGCAATTTTTACACATATAGCAACTTTAAAAGTCAAATTTAtttctacaattattattttattttataagtatttttctatGTCTTGAATCAacagcatttttaaataattattattgtttgagaAGCACTCAACTATATCAAAATGATCGTAATTATCTTTTATATCTAGATTTACATTTGGCAAAGAGTATTTATTATGCAGGAGTTCATAAAATTCTTTGGACTGTTTCTTGAACCTTGATGTATCGTGCTGTCCAGCAATGACGTTTATTCGAATTTCTTTATCCTTTAAATGCGCGAAGTTGTCAAAATATGGTGACAGGGTGTTTGCAAGCTCGTCAGTGAGGTTAAGAGCATCATTAACCGTTGTATATAACAGCTCCTGGAGACTATAGACACCAGAGACCAAGAAGGCTCCTTTTAAACGATTGCTACCCGGAGTGTTAGCGAGTAAAGATGCATTCGAGAGTATCTTAGCCACAAGATGAGCACCCGCGGAGTGTCCGGCGAAGTATACTCCCCTAAAAATAGAACAacaatctgtattttatgtatgaaGATAAAATGTATCTATCTCAGAACGGGTTGATAACCTTTTTGCGGTTCGTGTATCGAGTATCATATTCGAGTGATGGAACGAATATGTTTATCGAATAAAACATGAAAGAACATAATCGTTGTACGCAACTGTGTACAAAAGGTATATCTTATAAGAAACGTTTACCTgacctattaaaattaatagcatGCACAAAGTTTACAAAGAGAAACATTCATGTAGTAGCTCTGAAGCAGGAGACGTCATTTAGTTTTCGGGTCAGTAGGCCATCAATATCAAACAATTTGTCTTTCGTACCTAGATCGCATGTTCTCGGCGTATTGGAATACGTATTTGGCTGCGTTTTCCACCTCACTGACTATCTGTTGAAGACCGACCGTCGGGCAGAGATCGTACCCGACCACTATAGTTTTAATCCCTGCGTGGTGGAGCGGTTCCGCTGCGTACCGGGATATATTCCGAGATAGCATTTGCCAGAAACCGCCGTGTATGTATACGAAGATTGGGGCGTCTGGAAAGTACAATATAGTATGAGTAAATATTGAAGAATTTGAATAGAATTGTTTTGATGATCGCAAGGAAATGACGTTTACATATTAATTCGCTAAGAAATacgttttactttttttaaactcaTTGCGCGTATAGAGTATGAGATTTTGCATaattaacccgtgaggtagctgaatgtttgccggcaaacattgacagctacgcgtgtgacggaaaaataaccttattatgtagtatatatgtagtatataaggttataatcccgtgacacacgcaaatgtcatgtagctgtcttggctcgccggcgattcacgagagaccaagagttaaagttcatataaaaaaaaatatatttcatttagttatatttatgcagataaatttaatttatacatgtaatatgtgttcttaatatattaaattcaacggTCTAATTTCGATCtcttgttataataattatgctagGTAGACtttatatgcaaaatatttttttgtaggtaTGTCGTAGTATctaattagtattatataattaacttttctttataCACAAGTTTTGGGTTGCGATTAGAAGTaagcatattttgtaatcaataattggtgtatttttagttgtaacctgttttgtgttaaataaataaataaataaataaataaatatctatttctgctgtTAGAAGCAGTATGCTTTGTGTATATTCCCATTTCCTTTCCACTATAGTTAGTGCAATTGTCGGACATTGTGAGACTGATATCTAATGACTGTCAGGATGATGAGTGTGACGCAATGATTTGTAATTCAGTATGTTGGGTAATGTGGTTGCTATTTAGGCCGAGGTACTTAAACCATTAACCGGTGTGCTTGAAACTCatcaatgtttaaaaaaatctgtgtcCAAGGTTTTTGTTTACACGATAGCGTGGGACTACGCGACGTGTCGCACGTTTTTATGGAATTAACAGTTCTATATGTGAAAACATTGTTATATTGGCTGTATTTCGTTATTTTGCTGGAATTTATTCTTAATCGTGGATTTGCTGTctgatgaatatttatttactgaaaataattacattcgAATATCTTGCAATTTAAGACAAACGATCTACATTCTGTAGCATTGTAAATTGCataaatttctttgtaattgtttttgtttgtatgaagTTGTTACGTGCTAAAtcttatttcagtttttttttttttactaaatatgaaCTATAATTTAAACGCGTAAAGttataaaacgtaaatatttactAGAACATTCCACGATTTAAAACGATATTACGTGTGTCAGATGCGAAGCGTTAATCATCGTGATAAGGATTCGGGAACACGCTCCCATCTCAATGTCCATTCGCGTCTGCAAAAACTGAACACTATTTTTGGTAAATAACATGTTTGTTTGACGCGGGTATATTACAATGTCGAGGGATGTGATATGACAATCcaacttattattgaaaataaaacccCGCGGCTTCGCGCGTTTCGTGAAATTCATAAGGGGTTTGATAGGCACGCTTACAGTATTTCATAACACAATAGTTTATTACGTTGGCTCAAAGGGCTGGGATTCGataagaataatatcagccatgtatagGTACGAGTACACTATTCTACATTGAATACGAATcttcattattatttgtttatgccATACTATTGAATATCttgatttgtataataaataaaaaatactttaagtgtaagtataataaatactttggTAAGGTAAAAAAGAACCTTCTAAGGCCCAcgtaattatacatttttcataaaatccCTTCATAGAATATAAAGAAatcctttgattaaattgcaatatatcactacatattataaaattttataataaaataattaacaaaaaacgtAGTGTATTTTTGCACTACATcgcaaaaagaaatattaaaaacatggaTGGTGAGTTTTGTTAGGAACTGGGCTTTCTTCGGTCACACTAACTTTCACCTTTAGATGAATTATTCTTTTTTCCAATGAGATAAGACGTTCTTTCTATATGTCATAAGCGTGTTCCTTTCGCGCAATCTTATTTCATTCAACAACCTGTCATTCTACTCGCTACGCATCAAATCAAAATGTCTTACAAAATACAAACTGGGCTAGGTGTTGGCAATGTTCGGCAATAGAGCAACATGAACGTATTTTAAGCGCTATCAttttatatatgatttttatattaagtcgTACTAATGTagaagtttgtgaagatgtttggatgttcgttagaagtaaatgcagaaacggCTAAATGGATGTCCGTGAAATTTGTTATACAGGTCATGTCTCTTAGACTTTTTATACCAGAAATCCATATAGTACTTGTATTCTGAAAAAAGTGTTCTACTCAAGCAAGGTCGTGAATATCACCTAGAGCAGCATATTTTACCTTTCGGCAAGTCAGTCCCAAGAATGTCCAACTTCTGTCCGAGCGTGGGTCCATACTCGATGTCCAATTCATGTGGAATGTTATTGGTCGCTGCTAAACTGgctgaatattagaaaaaaggCTATTAAAAGAATGCAACCTCTAAATAACCCTGCCTTTATCAAATATGAATAGAAGATTTTTTGTTCTAGTCACCCTCACGATGTGTGGAATATTAACAAGATTATAACTAAGCACGGTCGAGTATTAGTTATGCATATCGTTGAAAGTCGAAACCGGTTATGTGCTTAGTAAGTCAGTGATAAATACATATGCATTTGCCCTGCAATAAATTGGGTTTAAATAACTCTGTGTttctaaattttgaaaatataaattcataagaTTTTTTAGCTTAATAATGGATATTACATTCTGAACAACCGATACTCTTTAAGGGAAGTTTCTTCATTGATAGTTACTTATGGCAAAATAATGTCATGTATTTTGCGGCAACTTTATGGCTTCTATTTTAACCTTTGCACTTTATACACATTAGCTgtccattatttaaaattagcgagtatttgtttaaaaacgAATAGCTAGTTACCTGATGTGACATGTTCTACATGGTACTTTATGACTTCTCCTGGAGTCGAAAACCGTATTGACCATCTGCTAGGCGAGTATTCTCGTTCGAAGTCGATTTCTTCTGCCATGATATTGATTTGTAACTGGAAATTATGAGAATGTCGATTAAATATTGGAATTATACTACTTGTATacctttgaaaaataattaattttaactaattCGACTAAATGGTTCCAATTCACCTAAGGTcgttttttggaataaaatcaaattttaagtcTGTTATAGAATTGTAAAGTTTTACAGTATTGCGTTGCATTtaaatagagaaaaataaataaataggtactttTAATTGAAGACGTAAAAAGAAACTCTTGTAAGGATATGCGTAGGCAACTCCCGACCCCGAAGGCATGTAGAAcccaaacaataaaattttagattaaaataaaaacgtaaggGCGTTGTttgtgaaacattattttatatgttacgtgatatagacaaaacaataaacaatgtatcttataataataataatatcagccctgttttatatactgtcgcacGGCTAAGCtggggcctctactactgaaaaggattaggccttagtccatcacgctggatCCGGATTGATAGGGAtctcacaccctcaaaattcccatagagaaattctcaggtatgcaggtttcctcacgatgttttccttcaccgttatagcaagctataattcacaaacgatacacacataattttataaaagtcagagatgtgtgtgTTTAGatcctgcagacattcgtctcgtcagcccgttctacaaccaactagattATCGCCGCTTATACCTTACTTCTTTCCAATATTATAAACCAATTCTAGTTCGCAAcattgcccgcgtgaaaaatcTTTCCCGCTAGAGtcaataaaacactaatgatatttaatatcgcCCGTACAACGCCTTTTTACACCGGTAATTAGCTCCTATAacaaattttgtgtttttttttaattgttattattagtttttaaatagatggctgGTGTAAAGATGCcgctataaataatttttaagggACTTTGTAGCTGGTAAGGCTTTTCACACAGGCTAAGCCGCGATCAttgctttgttttaaatatgatatattaggcaaataaatcaaattaagcattcgttttatgttataattatataataaaagcgTATTTCAAATGTTGCAAACAGCGATTATGGGTTAAATAGAATctaggtaaatatttatacttagttATTTTGTTGGGACTTAGCAGCATATcgtattatgaatatttattatttactgtaaCTATAGATAGTGCAATACGATATTTCGTAATAAACAGCTGTTGCTCTTTGATTGTTTATTGTCAAAGGTTATAAGCTCATCAATATATTTTCGTATACATAATACGGACATGATGAGAcaattttgctttttatattataatacactatacaatacaataacagTCTTTGATTTGcttcattcatttataatttgtatttgttctAAAAGACcgcatagtaaaatataatattaaaaaataagatgaCACGTAAAATAATATGGTTATTAGACTATTTAAGtgtatatttcataaacaaatacttacactaatgtacaaaaaaataataaccagaTAATACAACATAAACACTTATTATGAACTTCACCAGTACGTCTATTGTCTGTTTGGATTGTGGTTTAAATGTGGCCTGTGATAGTATCAAGAATCGACTGACCTGTTTGCGTAGATGTCGCCGCAATAAGTGATTGTCACCGCTTTAGCTACTCGACTTAAAAAATACATCGTTTGTTGTATAATTCGATCACGAACTTGCTTTTCAGAGCCGGTATTACGTATTTACGTCTATACATTTTAAAGAAACGCGATTTTTTGTTTGGTGAGCAAAGTTCatactataaacaattataattagggAAATAgccatttatattgttaaatatactttaaattttttgttacgtTTTTTAAGTTATCTATTGTAAGGAAGTGATAAAAATTTTGGAGTTGACACGTAAACACGATCACGAAGAATTGGGATACGAAACAAAAGCTATAAAACGTTGCTCTGTTAACCTAAGATAggctattaatttataaatctttCCAAAGGAggcacataatatattttttcctgagATGTAGGTAGTTACTTACTATGACCTAGTTCGGAATGACACAAAATGTTACGTCGAATATATAGTACTTGCAACCGTAATTTCACATTATAAGTGGTTTCTTAGGAAAGGGCCCTGTTACATGGAAAGACAGACAAATatctacaaatttaataaatactccTGTAACGTATCTTATTCCTTGAAGGTACAGAACTATATGATGGTAGATCGTCCGAATGAAATCTTATTTTCAAGTCATAACAAAAACAGTGCAAATTAAAAGTattcgtgtaaatataaaatatttggcgATCGTATACAATTCAAgggtaaaatattgtattgacaAAAGTATTTATAACTGTTTGGATAACACTTCAGACAACTTTCGTagtctttatttaaaacaaagttgaGTTCAACAACATAACAACTTATCAAGTGTTCCTAAACTGTTCAATTTGTGTCTTAAAAGCATTAGTAGATcttaagattaatatttttgttttcaactaGTCCATTAAATCTAATGAGCCTCTTTATATAGTGAGTAAACAGGTTGTGCAATCGCCTTTGGTatctattacaaatattgtGTTCGAAGgcaaaaagtattaaattttatagtctctcaactataatataaacatattatatacttattactacAACTGTGcagctatataaataaatattattttctctcaaAAAATCGGTACAGAATCATTCACTTTTGTAGGGCCGAAGCTTTGCGGAATGTTTTGCAGCAGGCGCATATTTATGGTCACGCGTGgtattttagtaaaatgtaaagcaaatttatttatgttcatcTACAATAGGCGTAAACAAAAATGATTCATGTCAATTGTAATGtacaaaacattttgaataattaCCGTTACGGCGCTACCCGCGGGCGGTGTTGAGCAACTGCACTTTAATTAATGTTTGAACCAACTCTAGTAATATAACTAATTGATGCatttaaaatacgtaattataaatttgtttttggtgttaataatttatgtttcaaCATCCTACCATCATTATTTACCCGGCTATTAATTAGATGGGttagaaaataatcattatttataattaataactatttcttttattaatggTAAAACTATTCCGTGGATatcaaatttgatatttttagtgGTATTaccatacaattttattatttatttagagttaCAAATACTTCATaactaaaaaaaagatattaaacagGATTGcaaccaataaaaatacaaggCACTTTATTTTCACACATTTTACTCTACAAAAAGCAAATGTCACATAGAGATTGTTATATAGGAAGTGCTAAGATAAAGAgaataaattgataaatgaGTTTACCTTTCATGGTGGGACACGGTTTGGAATCTTCATGagatgaaaataattttctaagagATTACTCGTACGAAAATAAGCAATTTACTTTTAAGCTTCGAAACACGAGCTTGGTTttagcaaatatttgtattctttattgaaatttcGGCACTTTCGTGATGTTTTCATACTTAATTTGTCATTTTAATTCGGGCAATGTTTGAGTACTAATTTATAaggcaaataatatttcaacggactggcaaatattttattttctgcatACGTTGTTTCTATAATATAACTATCAAGCTGGCAGATTAGTGTGGcactaatattatagtaaactaATTGGTATTATCTTACGCCATGAATGTAATAGTGCGCTAAATTTTATTTGGTTCTCTTGCCTGGCAAAATTTTTCTTATTTacgtttcaaaaataaaacaatatgagtTATAGACGTGTTGTACTTTACCTGTACAGTACTTCTAATGTGTTTCAGAATACCGTGAATATTCGTATGATATTAATCCATTAAACACCCTAAAATGGcattcaaataatttcattttaatataggCTTAAAAAGTGATATAATTATAGAACTCGGCCCCCATCGCCATTCTTTGAATCGGTTCAATTAAACTTAAGAACAAAGGAAACAAACGAGTTAAAGGAATTAATTTGAGCGTTAAACAGAGACCGCGGCCCGTAAATCTCTTGAATTGGGACCGAAGTAATTTTCCGTGAGACGTAAATTTAAAAGTCGCCCTCATAAAGCACACTTATTAGGTCCCGGCGTTTCACGTATTGaagtgaattttaataaaagaccgtttttaaacatgtttaagTGTATATTTACATTCTTATTCAAATC
The sequence above is drawn from the Manduca sexta isolate Smith_Timp_Sample1 chromosome 28, JHU_Msex_v1.0, whole genome shotgun sequence genome and encodes:
- the LOC115451427 gene encoding kynurenine formamidase isoform X2: MAEEIDFEREYSPSRWSIRFSTPGEVIKYHVEHVTSASLAATNNIPHELDIEYGPTLGQKLDILGTDLPKDAPIFVYIHGGFWQMLSRNISRYAAEPLHHAGIKTIVVGYDLCPTVGLQQIVSEVENAAKYVFQYAENMRSRGVYFAGHSAGAHLVAKILSNASLLANTPGSNRLKGAFLVSGVYSLQELLYTTVNDALNLTDELANTLSPYFDNFAHLKDKEIRINVIAGQHDTSRFKKQSKEFYELLHNKYSLPNVNLDIKDNYDHFDIVECFSNNNNYLKMLLIQDIEKYL
- the LOC115451427 gene encoding kynurenine formamidase isoform X1, with product MLYYLVIIFLYISLQINIMAEEIDFEREYSPSRWSIRFSTPGEVIKYHVEHVTSASLAATNNIPHELDIEYGPTLGQKLDILGTDLPKDAPIFVYIHGGFWQMLSRNISRYAAEPLHHAGIKTIVVGYDLCPTVGLQQIVSEVENAAKYVFQYAENMRSRGVYFAGHSAGAHLVAKILSNASLLANTPGSNRLKGAFLVSGVYSLQELLYTTVNDALNLTDELANTLSPYFDNFAHLKDKEIRINVIAGQHDTSRFKKQSKEFYELLHNKYSLPNVNLDIKDNYDHFDIVECFSNNNNYLKMLLIQDIEKYL